In Phoenix dactylifera cultivar Barhee BC4 chromosome 11, palm_55x_up_171113_PBpolish2nd_filt_p, whole genome shotgun sequence, the following are encoded in one genomic region:
- the LOC103711471 gene encoding hexokinase-2-like isoform X1 has protein sequence MGKVAVGAAVVCAAAACAVAALVVRHRMRSSGRWARAMAILKDLEEKCATPIGKLRQVADAMTVEMLAGLASEGGSKLKMLISYVDNLPTGDETGLFYALDLGGTNFRVLRVQLGGKGGYVVRQEFEEVSIPPNLMVGSSSELFDFIAAALAKFVASEGEEFHLPVGRQRELGFTFSFPVKQTSISSGTLIKWTKGFAINGTVGEDVVAELTKAMERQGLDMRVTALVNDTIGTLAGGRYYDNDVVAAVILGTGTNAAYVEHAQAIPKWHGLLPKSGKMVINMEWGNFRSSHLPITEYDQALDVESLNPGEQVISSSTSLSTKNWLFRFICTLFFYSQIFEKLISGMYLGEIVRRVLLRMAEEAALFGDSVPPNLEVQFILRTPDMSAMHHDTSSDLRVVGTKLKDILGISNTSLKTRKLVVKVCDIIASRGARLAAAGILGVLKKQDRDNAARDGSDMQRTVIAMDGGLYEHYTRFRNCLETTLREMLGEEAAPSIVIKLASDGSGIGAALLAASHSQYLELEES, from the exons ATGGGGAAGGTGGCGGTGGGAGCGGCGGTGGTGTGCGCGGCGGCGGCATgcgcggtggcggcgctggtggtGCGGCACAGGATGCGGAGCTCCGGGCGGTGGGCACGGGCGATGGCGATACTGAAGGACCTGGAGGAGAAGTGCGCCACGCCGATTGGGAAGCTGAGGCAGGTGGCGGATGCGATGACCGTGGAGATGCTCGCCGGCCTCGCTTCGGAGGGCGGGAGCAAGCTCAAGATGCTTATCAGCTACGTCGATAACCTCCCCACAGG AGATGAGACAGGATTGTTTTATGCATTGGACCTTGGAGGAACCAACTTCCGTGTACTACGTGTACAATTGGGAGGAAAGGGAGGGTATGTTGTCAGGCAAGAATTTGAAGAAGTTTCCATTCCACCAAATTTGATGGTTGGAAGCTCCAGT GAACTATTTGACTTCATTGCTGCAGCATTGGCAAAGTTTGTTGCTTCAGAAGGTGAAGAATTTCACCTTCCTGTGGGCAGGCAGAGAGAACTTGGTTTTACTTTCTCTTTCCCTGTGAAGCAAACATCGATCTCGTCTGGCACTCTTATTAAGTGGACAAAGGGTTTTGCCATTAATGGCACG GTTGGGGAAGATGTGGTGGCTGAGTTGACCAAGGCCATGGAAAGGCAAGGTCTTGATATGCGGGTTACAGCATTA GTAAATGACACAATTGGCACATTGGCTGGGGGCAGATATTACGATAATGATGTGGTTGCTGCTGTCATACTGGGTACTGGAACAAATGCAGCATATGTAGAGCATGCACAAGCAATTCCTAAATGGCATGGGCTTTTACCAAAATCAGGAAAGATG GTTATCAACATGGAATGGGGAAATTTCAGGTCATCTCATCTTCCGATAACAGAATACGATCAAGCATTAGATGTTGAAAGTTTGAATCCTGGTGAACAGGTGAtttcttcgtccacttctttgAGTACAAAAAATTGGTTGTTCAGATTTATATGtaccttatttttttattcccaGATCTTTGAGAAGTTAATTTCCGGAATGTACTTGGGAGAAATTGTACGAAGAGTCCTGTTGAGAATGGCTGAAGAAGCTGCCTTGTTTGGAGACAGTGTTCCACCAAATCTTGAAGTTCAATTTATACTGCG GACTCCAGACATGTCAGCCATGCATCATGACACATCATCCGATCTCAGAGTTGTTGGGActaaactaaaggatattttagGG ATCTCTAATACCTCTTTGAAAACAAGAAAGCTGGTTGTCAAGGTCTGTGATATCATTGCCAGTCGTGGGGCCCGTCTCGCTGCTGCTGGAATACTGGGCGTCTTGAAGAAGCAGGACCGTGATAATGCAGCAAGGGATGGAAGTGACATGCAGAGGACAGTGATTGCTATGGACGGTGGGCTTTATGAACATTAcactagatttagaaattgtttgGAAACCACACTCAGAGAGATGCTCGGAGAAGAGGCCGCGCCGTCTATTGTCATCAAGCTTGCCAGTGACGGATCAGGCATTGGAGCAGCTCTCCTCGCTGCATCTCACTCTCAGTATCTTGAGCTTGAAGAATCCTGA
- the LOC103711471 gene encoding hexokinase-2-like isoform X2 produces MGKVAVGAAVVCAAAACAVAALVVRHRMRSSGRWARAMAILKDLEEKCATPIGKLRQVADAMTVEMLAGLASEGGSKLKMLISYVDNLPTGDETGLFYALDLGGTNFRVLRVQLGGKGGYVVRQEFEEVSIPPNLMVGSSSELFDFIAAALAKFVASEGEEFHLPVGRQRELGFTFSFPVKQTSISSGTLIKWTKGFAINGTVGEDVVAELTKAMERQGLDMRVTALVNDTIGTLAGGRYYDNDVVAAVILGTGTNAAYVEHAQAIPKWHGLLPKSGKMVINMEWGNFRSSHLPITEYDQALDVESLNPGEQIFEKLISGMYLGEIVRRVLLRMAEEAALFGDSVPPNLEVQFILRTPDMSAMHHDTSSDLRVVGTKLKDILGISNTSLKTRKLVVKVCDIIASRGARLAAAGILGVLKKQDRDNAARDGSDMQRTVIAMDGGLYEHYTRFRNCLETTLREMLGEEAAPSIVIKLASDGSGIGAALLAASHSQYLELEES; encoded by the exons ATGGGGAAGGTGGCGGTGGGAGCGGCGGTGGTGTGCGCGGCGGCGGCATgcgcggtggcggcgctggtggtGCGGCACAGGATGCGGAGCTCCGGGCGGTGGGCACGGGCGATGGCGATACTGAAGGACCTGGAGGAGAAGTGCGCCACGCCGATTGGGAAGCTGAGGCAGGTGGCGGATGCGATGACCGTGGAGATGCTCGCCGGCCTCGCTTCGGAGGGCGGGAGCAAGCTCAAGATGCTTATCAGCTACGTCGATAACCTCCCCACAGG AGATGAGACAGGATTGTTTTATGCATTGGACCTTGGAGGAACCAACTTCCGTGTACTACGTGTACAATTGGGAGGAAAGGGAGGGTATGTTGTCAGGCAAGAATTTGAAGAAGTTTCCATTCCACCAAATTTGATGGTTGGAAGCTCCAGT GAACTATTTGACTTCATTGCTGCAGCATTGGCAAAGTTTGTTGCTTCAGAAGGTGAAGAATTTCACCTTCCTGTGGGCAGGCAGAGAGAACTTGGTTTTACTTTCTCTTTCCCTGTGAAGCAAACATCGATCTCGTCTGGCACTCTTATTAAGTGGACAAAGGGTTTTGCCATTAATGGCACG GTTGGGGAAGATGTGGTGGCTGAGTTGACCAAGGCCATGGAAAGGCAAGGTCTTGATATGCGGGTTACAGCATTA GTAAATGACACAATTGGCACATTGGCTGGGGGCAGATATTACGATAATGATGTGGTTGCTGCTGTCATACTGGGTACTGGAACAAATGCAGCATATGTAGAGCATGCACAAGCAATTCCTAAATGGCATGGGCTTTTACCAAAATCAGGAAAGATG GTTATCAACATGGAATGGGGAAATTTCAGGTCATCTCATCTTCCGATAACAGAATACGATCAAGCATTAGATGTTGAAAGTTTGAATCCTGGTGAACAG ATCTTTGAGAAGTTAATTTCCGGAATGTACTTGGGAGAAATTGTACGAAGAGTCCTGTTGAGAATGGCTGAAGAAGCTGCCTTGTTTGGAGACAGTGTTCCACCAAATCTTGAAGTTCAATTTATACTGCG GACTCCAGACATGTCAGCCATGCATCATGACACATCATCCGATCTCAGAGTTGTTGGGActaaactaaaggatattttagGG ATCTCTAATACCTCTTTGAAAACAAGAAAGCTGGTTGTCAAGGTCTGTGATATCATTGCCAGTCGTGGGGCCCGTCTCGCTGCTGCTGGAATACTGGGCGTCTTGAAGAAGCAGGACCGTGATAATGCAGCAAGGGATGGAAGTGACATGCAGAGGACAGTGATTGCTATGGACGGTGGGCTTTATGAACATTAcactagatttagaaattgtttgGAAACCACACTCAGAGAGATGCTCGGAGAAGAGGCCGCGCCGTCTATTGTCATCAAGCTTGCCAGTGACGGATCAGGCATTGGAGCAGCTCTCCTCGCTGCATCTCACTCTCAGTATCTTGAGCTTGAAGAATCCTGA